The following proteins are encoded in a genomic region of Arcobacter cloacae:
- a CDS encoding PhnD/SsuA/transferrin family substrate-binding protein, which translates to MIRFFFLLIIFFKLILSSKEVLVFAPLPMLNKTEVYDNFYPMIKLLEKRLDKKIIFFYSENYENILEQFEKSQIDFAYLGPLPYLKLKEKYDHVEPLIYFKDKNNSVYYTCSLVKFLKSEKIQKIALTQPLSTCGYLSVNSMLDNKLEEYKYKYLGKHDEVALEIIRGNFDIGGLRTSIAKDYYHLGLEEIKRTDKLPGFVLAGNSKTLTKNELEKLQNILLDVPSKDYSTWGKDIKYGVEKAFDKDYDKLREMLKDINIPTQDNFDAK; encoded by the coding sequence ATGATTAGATTTTTTTTCTTACTTATTATCTTTTTTAAATTGATTCTTTCTTCAAAAGAAGTTTTAGTTTTTGCACCTTTACCCATGTTGAATAAAACTGAAGTTTATGATAATTTTTATCCTATGATTAAACTTTTAGAAAAAAGACTTGATAAAAAAATAATATTTTTTTATAGTGAAAATTATGAAAATATTTTAGAACAATTTGAAAAATCACAAATAGATTTTGCTTATTTAGGACCTTTACCATATTTAAAATTAAAAGAAAAATATGACCATGTGGAGCCTTTGATATATTTTAAAGACAAAAATAATAGTGTTTATTACACTTGTTCTTTAGTTAAATTTTTAAAATCAGAAAAGATTCAAAAAATAGCTCTTACTCAACCTTTATCAACTTGTGGATATTTATCCGTTAATTCCATGTTAGATAATAAACTTGAAGAGTATAAATATAAATATTTAGGAAAACATGATGAAGTTGCATTAGAAATTATTCGAGGAAATTTTGATATAGGAGGACTTAGAACTTCTATAGCAAAAGATTATTATCATTTAGGATTAGAAGAGATAAAAAGAACTGATAAATTACCTGGATTTGTTTTAGCTGGAAATAGTAAAACTCTCACTAAAAATGAATTAGAAAAGTTACAAAATATTTTATTAGATGTTCCTTCAAAAGATTATTCAACTTGGGGTAAAGACATAAAATATGGAGTAGAAAAAGCTTTCGATAAAGATTACGACAAGTTAAGAGAAATGTTAAAAGATATAAATATTCCTACACAAGATAATTTTGATGCTAAATAA